CTCGGCCCCTGCCACCCTGGCATTTGTCATGGCAGCGGGTTTTATCGCCGACACCGCCAGTTTGCCGCTGGTTGTCTCCAACCTGGTGAACATCGTCTCTGCGGACTACTTCAAACTGGGCTTCACGGACTATGCCTGGGTCATGGCGCCCGTCAATCTCGTGTCCGTGCTGAGCAGCCTGATTGTCCTGATACTGTATTTCCGGCGCGACATCCCCGTCCGCTATCACCTGGAGCAATTACGACAACCCTCGCAGGCCATCAAGGACATCGCCACTTTCAGGGCTGGCTGGCTCATCCTGGCTTTACTGCTGACCGGTTTTTTTGCGCTGGAGCCCTTGGGTATTCCCATTAGTGCAATTGCCGCCACCGGTGCGCTCATCCTGCTGGCCGTTGCCGCCCGCGGCACGACCATCAACACCAAAAAAGTGCTGCAGGGCGCGCCCTGGCAAATTGTCGTGTTCTCGCTGGGCATGTATCTGGTGGTATACGGGCTGCGCAATGCAGGGCTAACAGACTATCTGGCTTTATTGCTGGACAAATTTGCTGAGGCTGGCGTGTGGGGCGCAGCGATGGGGACCGGCATGCTATCCGCCTTCCTGTCCTCAATCATGAACAATATGCCCACTGTACTGGTCACCGCCCTGTCCATTGACGCCTCCAGCGCCCAAGGCGCCGTCAAAGAAGCCATGATATATGCCAACGTCATCGGCAGCGACCTGGGCCCCAAGTTCACGCCGATAGGCAGTCTGGCTACCCTCTTATGGCTGCATGTGCTGGCGCGTAAAGGCACCACCCTCAGTTGGGCCTATTACTTCAAGGTAGGGGTCATTCTGACTACCCCCGTCTTGCTGATTACCCTTGCCGCTCTGGCACTACGCCTCGATCTCGTCGCCTGAGCCGCTCACACGAAACAACGCCATGACAGACATCATCATCTATCACAACCCCGCTTGCGGCACTTCCAGAAATACACTGGCCCTGATTCGCAATAGCGGACAAGAACCCACCATCATCGAGTATCTGAAAACGCCGCCCGAGCGCGATACCCTGATTCAACTGATTCGAGATTGCGGTCTGAGCGTGCGCGAGATTCTGCGACAGAAAGGAACGCCCTATGAAGAACTGCATTTAGGCGATCCTACGTGGACTGATGAACAACTCATTGACTTCATGCTGGAGCATCCCATTCTGATCAACCGGCCCATTGTCGTCACACCACGGGGCACACGTTTGTGCCGCCCTTCGGAACAGGTACTGGAAATACTTCCACGACCACAACAAGGAGCCTTTCGCAAAGAGGACGGCCAAGCCATCATTGATGAACACGGACAAAGAATTGAATAAAGCTGACTTAGCCCATCTGGACGAACAAGCGTTCAGAGTCCCGGATCTGGCAGAACTGCTGCCCAAGGATCGTGCAACCCACCCACCTCGCATCCTGCTGTTGTACGGTTCCTTGAGGGAACGATCCTACAGCCGCTTTTTGACCTGGGAAGCCGCACGACTATTGGAAGCAATGGGAGCAGAAACCAGGGTTTTCGACCCACAGGGCCTGCCCCTGCCTGAGGGCGCGACAGATGACCACCCCAAAGTACAGGAGCTGCGTCAGTTAGTGCAGTGGGCTGAAGGCATGGTCTGGACCTCGCCCGAACGACACGGCGCCATGACTAGCGTCCTGAAAGCACAAATTGACTGGATACCGTTAAGTATTGGCGCGATTCGCCCGACTCAAGGCAAAACACTGGCGCTGATGCAAGTATCGGGCGGCTCCCAGTCATTTAATGCGTTGAACCAGATGCGGGTGTTGGGCCGCTGGATGCGTCTGATCACCATCCCCAACCAGTCTTCGGTCGCCAAAGCCTTTTTGGAGTTTGACGAAGAAGGCCGCATGAAGCCCTCGTCCTACTATGAACGGGTGGTGGATGTGATGGAAGAATTGGTGAAGTTCACCTTGCTGACGCGCGACTGCGCTGCTTATCTGGTGGATAGGTACAGCGAACGCAAGGAAACGGCGCAGGAATTATCCAGGCGGGTGAATCAAAGAAGCATTTAAAAGGTGACACCGCCTGAACAGCGCCATTTCGCTTTTCACGGCCTTGCCTGGCCCTGTTAACGATAAGGTACACAGGGCTGAGCGATTCACGTCATGAACCAAGCCCTCGAAACCATTCGGCTTCGAGGGCCAGAGTCACAGCTTATAGTCGCAATGACCTTAGCAGCCAGGCGTGCTCAAGCCGTGGCCTATCGTTACCGCAGTCACTTTGACGTCTTTAAATGCTTGATGCGCCTCAGCATCAAAGCGCCGGTCACAATTAAAGCGTGTGTCCATGACAAAATCCTCTCCCGCCGCTTTAGTCATATGGTCTTGCCAGAGGCTGGCCGCATCCAGCGCATCACCGTCTACCAGAACCACCTCCAGCATCACTTCCATAAACCCCGCCGCCCGGGGCCCTTCCCACAAAGCATAGACCGAGGGATCAGCGGCATTGCCGCAGAGAGACAGGCAATCGGCAAGATAGCTCAGGCCTCCGCCCGAAGACTCTTCAAAGGCTCCCGGCGTTAATGTCTGCCCTGCCGGCGGCGCATAATCGCCGATAAATGTGCCCAAATTGGCCTGGCATTGGCCGCCCAGTTCCATACTCAATGAAGCCACTGCACCATTGTTGATGGTGGCTGTGATGTCGCACCCTTGCACGCGGAAAACATGTGAGTCTCCATAAGACTGGCGCGGTATCCCGGCAATCGATTCAAAGTACCGCTGATTCGTACCCAGCATTTCCCCATTGAACACTTCCTTCACCGTTGCGGCCTGTGCCCCGGTTGCCAGCATACCGATGACGCTAGAGATGGCAAGAGCTTTAAAATAATGCGACATAAGTAGAGTCCTTAATTGGGCTGAACCCCAATTCTTAAAAACCAAGATCAGTGTTAGAAATGAAACGTACCAGTCAACAATCCGAAAGCAGGATAAGCGATAAACATGAAGAGAGCTCTGAATAGTCTATAGACTTTTAATTTTAAAAATTCAAAAAAACCATACAGATAGACGGCTAAATAATGCTCATCGCACAGATCAAGCGGTACCGGATACGGCGTATCCGCAAAGACGACACTATACCGTTGTTTGGGCTCTTTTATAAATCCAAAAATGTGAAAACCCATCAACAAAACACATTGAATGGAAAACAAAAATAATCACAAAGCAGCAGCAAAAAAAATTAATAATATTTCTACATAATTAACGTCAAAACCCCGTGACTTGAACGTGGTCTGATCGCTTTGCTGCAAGGCCTCGCAATCCCACCACGCCTGTCGGGCCATAAGCATCAGAAAAAAATCAGAGCAAAACCGTTTGCCTATGTCAGCAAAACAAATGCAAAAAGAGCAGCAGCTTCACCCTTCCGGCTACCTGTTTATCAGCGCATCAGACAGACGGGCACTCCCAACGCCCCGCCCCCCACCCCTTTCAAGCCCGTGAATGCAAGACTAGGTCCCGTTTCAAACCCTACAGACAATAAAAAACCCGCCGAGCGATGCGCTGGGCGGGTTTTCAGATCTAATTCTTGGCGGACAGAGGGGGATTCGAACCCCCGATACGCTATAAACGTATACACGCTTTCCAGGCGTGCGCCTTCAACCACTCGGCCACCTGTCCTAATTATTCTTTGGCCAAGCAATGTGAAGCTGCTAATGCCAAGTCCATAATAATAGCAGCACTTGTCCTTGTAACGCAAGCATTCAATTTTTTCTTGGACGAATTGTTGGCAAGGCCGTACTGGAGAGGTGGCTCACGCTCAAGGCCCAGGCAAAGTGACGCTATTGAGCGAGCGATACAGGCACTTGAGTCTGTCGCCCCGCTTTCATCGGCTTCTTGCTCATACGCCTGAGCACACCGACTTAGGGGGGAAACGGCTTATTCCGAATCGGGAGGATAAGCCCCGCCCACCGCACGCAACAAAGCATCCCAGTGATCACGCTGACGAGCAAGAATACGCAGGTCAGCCCCCAGCAGACGCACGTCGGTGAACTCGAAAGGTTCGACATCCTCCAGGCCCGACAAAGCCGTAATGTCCGCCACACCGCGGCCCTGCCCCAAAATTTTAGGGGCCAGATACATCAGCAGTTGGTCTACCACGCCAGCATCAATCAATGCCCCCGAAAGTCGTGCTCCCGCCTCTGCATGAACTTCATTAATCTGTTGTTCGGCCATCCAATCCAGAATGGCACACACATCCACCTGGCCCTCGTGCAAAGGCATGGGAATAACCTGAGCATTGCGGTCTGCCAACTCAGCCTCACGCTCGGGATCGCGACGATGGCTGAATACCCAACACAAGGTGCCATCCAGCAAGGCAGCCTTGGGGTCAAGGCGCAAATGGGTGTCGAGCACGGCTTTGATAGGCGGCCGGGGAGTGGAAACCGCCCGCACATTCATCAAGGGATTATCCGCGTTCACCGTACCGATGCCGGTCAAGACAACGCAACTGCGAGCGCGCCAGTGGTGACCATCATCACGGGCCTGCGGTCCGGTAATCCATTGAGATCGCCCATCCGGCAAGGCACTGCGACCATCCAGTGAGGCGGCCATCTTCATCCATAACCAGGGGCGTGCGCGTGTCATACGAGCAAAAAATCCGGCGTTGATCGCCAGCGCCTGCTCGACGCACACAGGGCCATCCACAGAGATGCCCGCCTGACGCAAGCGTGAGACGCCGTTGCCTGCCACCAAAGGGTTAGGGTCGTACATGGAAAAGACCACGCGCCCAGCTCCCGCCTTGACCAGCGCATCCGCACAAGGAGGCGTACGCCCATGATGGCTGCAAGGCTCCAGGGTGACATAAAACGTCGCGCCGGCCACGTTCACGCCTCGCTCTGCCGCCTGTCGCAACGCCATCACTTCTGCATGAGGTCCACCAGCCTGCTGTGTGGAGCCTGAAGCCAACAACTGGCCGTCGCGCACAATCAGACAGGCGACTCGGGGATTGGGGGCACTGATATAAAGGGATTGCTCGGCCAGCTTCAGAGCCTGCCGCATCCAGACGACGTCTTCTTGTTCGACCATAAGCCTTAGCCGCGGTCGGGATCGTTCATTTCGTCGATCGCCTCTACAAACTCGCGGATGTCCTTAAAACTCTTGTAGACCGAGGCAAAACGCACATACGCCACCTGATCCAACTGCTTGAGTTCGGCCATGACCAGTTCACCGATAGTCTCCGAGGAGACTTCACGCTCGCCAGTCAGTTGAAGTTTTTCTTCGATGCGCTGCACGGCAGCATCGACTTGCGCCATGGGGATGGAGCGTTTGCGCAACGCAACGCCCATGCTCGCCCGCAAGCGGGCGGGGTCAAAATCCATACGGGTGCCATTGCGCTTGGCCACAACGGGCAAGCTCAGTTCAGCACGCTCGTAAGTTGTGAAGCGCCGTTCACAGGCCGAGCATTTACGACGTCGCCGTATGGCGTCGCCTTCTTCGGTGATTCGGGAATCGATCACCTGGGTATCGGCATGGTGGCAGAACGGACACTTCATTCAGAATCGCGGGCCTTGCGGCCCGCTCCGGCTGGATTACTTGGAGGAGTAGACGGGCAACTTGGCAGTCAGCTCGTGTACACGGCGACGAACATCTGCCAAAACGGCTTCGTCGTGAGGGTTGTCAAGTACATCAGCAATCAGATGTGCCGTCAATTCCGCCTCGGCTTCTTTAAAGCCGCGCGTAGTCATGGCAGGCGTACCCAGACGCACACCGCTGGTGACAAAGGGCTTCTCAGGGTCGTTCGGAATGGCGTTCTTGTTGACGGTGATGTGCGCCTTGCCCAGGGCCTCCTCAGCCACTTTACCGGTAATACCTTTGGGACGCAGGTCCACCAGCATGACGTGGCTTTCGGTACGGCCAGAGACGATGCGCAGACCGCGCTCGACCAGGGTGCGAGCCAGTACGTCGGCGTTTTTCACGACTTGAGCAGCGTAAGTCTTGAACTCGGGGGCCAGCGCTTCCTTGAACGCCACGGCTTTACCCGCAATGACGTGGATCAGGGGGCCGCCTTGAATGCCGGGGAAGATCGCCGAGTTGATGGCTTTCTCGTGCTCAGCCTTCATCATGATCACGCCGCCACGAGGGCCACGCAGCGACTTGTGCGTCGTCGAAGTCACGAAGTCAGCGTGAGGCACGGGGTTGGGGTACACCCCGCCTGCAACCAGACCGGCATAGTGAGCGATGTCCACCATGAGCAGGGCACCGTTCTCATGCGCAATGCGCGCCATGCGTTCAAAATCAATGCGCAGGGAATAAGCCGAAGCACCACCCACGATCAGTTTGGGCTTGTGCTCTTTGGCCAAGCGCTCCAGTTCCTCGTAGTCCAGCTCTTCGTTGGCGTCCAGACCGTAGGACACAAAGTTGTACAGCTTGCCCGAGGCATTCACCGGGGAACCGTGGGTCAGGTGACCGCCTTCGGCCAGGCTCATACCCAGCACAGTGTCACCGGGCTTGAGCACAGCCATGTACACGCCCTGGTTGGCTTGCGAGCCGGAGTTGGGCTGGACGTTGGCGGCCTCGGCGCCAAACAGTTCTTTCAAACGATCAATAGCCAATTGCTCGACCACGTCCACGAACTCACAACCGCCGTAGTAGCGTTTGCCAGGGTAACCTTCCGCGTATTTATTGGTCAGTTGTGTGCCCTGGGCTTGCATCACGGCAGGGCTGGTGTAGTTTTCCGAGGCAATCAGCTCGATGTGCTGCTCCTGGCGCACATCTTCGCTTTGAATCGCAGCCCAAAGATCGGGATCAACTTTGTCAAGAGTCGCAGAACGGTCAAACATGAGGGTTCCTAAGGATAAAGTAGGTAGCAAACTAAGAAAGCAACATTTTAGCGCGGAAGCGCATCAAACCACCGAGACAAACATCTCCGGTGGCAGAAACCCCATAAAATGCGGAAATAACGTTAGGCGGCAACGGGCGGACTCAAGAGAATATGAATAAAACTCAAATAGTCCGCCCCGGGGAATCAGGATTGCTGAATCAAACGGGGATTCAGGGTGTACAGACCTGTCAAGGTCGCACGAGCCAGAATGTGTCCTTCCATGGCACGCAGTACATCCTGGCCGTTAAAGCGCCCCTCCAGAGGCAGCTCGGCAATGTCCAGCGCGTAGACCGTAAAGACATAACGGTGTGGCAAGGCGTCGTTCCACGGCGGACACGGGCCATCGTAGCCAAAGTAATCACCGTTCATGTCGCGATCGCTGGCAAACCAGTTGGTAAAGTCATTCACACCCTGGCGCGTATCATCCAGCGCCAAAGGGCCGGCTTTACCGCGTGGCGTAATACCCTTGGAGTACGAACCTTCGGCCAGACTTCGCAATTGGGGGGAGATGTTGATCAACACCCAATGAAAGAAATCCACCCGTGGCAGATCCGCCGGCACCTCGCGCCCATCCTGGTTCACATCGTCCGGTTTACTGGGGACATCGGGGTCGTGGCAAATAACCACAAAGGATTGGGTCTGCTCGGGAACATCGGACCATTCCAGATGCGGATTGGCATTACCAGCCAATGCAACTCTCGACTGTGCGTCGTATCGGCAAAAAGCCAGACGCTCGGGAATGATGCCCTGATCTTGAAAAGAATCACTACGCAGTTTCATTGCAGACCTCCACAATCAATCAGCCGGTCAAGGTGACCCGCGCAAACTTGCGCTTGCCTACTTGCAGCACATAGCTGCCCGGCTCCAGTTGCAAACCCTTATCGTCCACACGCTCACCATTGATGCGTACGCCGCCCTGCTCCACATTGCGCTGGGCCTCGCTGCTGGAGGCGACCAGACCTGCTTCACGCAACACGCGCAACAAGGCCAGCTCACCGGCCACCGTAACCTCGGGCATGTCCTCGGGCATTTCGCCCCGACGGAAACGGGCATCAAATGTTTCCAGTGCCTGGGCCGCAGCCTGGGCGCTGTGGAAACGCGTGACGATCTCCTGTGCCAGCTCCACTTTGACCTCGCGCGGGTTCCGGCCCTGGTCGATCTGCTTTTGCAGGCCGGCAATGTCTTCCAGACTACGGAACGACAAGAGCTCGAAATAACGCCACATCAAGGTATCGGAGATGGACATCAATTTGCCGAACATCGAGTCCGGCGTTTCACTAATACCAATGTAATTGCCTTTGGATTTGGACATTTTTTCCACGCCGTCCAAACCCACCAGCAAAGGCATGGTCAGAATGCATTGCTGCTCCTGCCCATATTCTTTTTGCAATTCACGTCCCACCAACAAATTGAATTTCTGGTCGGTACCGCCCAATTCCACATCGGCTTTCAATTGAACCGAATCGTAGCCTTGCAACAAGGGGTACAAAAACTCGTGTACCGAAATAGGCTGATTGGCCTTAAAGCGTTTGGTGAAGTCGTCCCGCTCCATCATGCGTGCCACGGTATAACGGGAAGCCAATTGAATCATGCCACGTGAGCCGAGCTTGTCGCACCATTCCGAGTTATAGCGAACTTCGGTGCGGGCAGGGTCCAGAACCAGCGCGGCCTGATCGTAATAAGTCTTGGCGTTGGCAATGACCTGCTCGGGCGTCAAAGGCGGGCGGGTGGTGTTGCGCCCACTGGGATCGCCAATGGTGGAGGTGAAATCGCCAATCAGGAAAATAACGGTATGCCCCAGATCCTGCAACTGGCGCATCTTGTTCAGCACCACGGTGTGCCCCAGGTGAATGTCAGGAGCCGTGGGGTCCAGACCCAGCTTGATCCGCAGCGGCTGTCCTGTTGCATGGCTGCGCGCCAGTTTGCGGGCAAACTCGGATTCGACGAGCAATTCGTCGCAGCCGCGTTTGACGATGGCTAAATCAGCCAGGACTTCTGGAGAAAGGGGCTCTGAGGGGGATGACATAACAAATCTGGTGACAAACTAATGAGTAAAAATGCTCGAAAAATTAAGCCTAATGCGCTAGGATAGCCTGCTATTGCGAGACGTGCTTAATTAATGAGCAAGGTTTCGTAAACCACCCTATTTTATCATTCCCGCGCAGGTCAGATCGCCAGGGCTGGAATGTTCTGTCCGCCCAGTACAACTGACCTCCGCCTGCAAACCGGGTGGACGGTAAACCGTACGTCCAACAAGGTTCTGGTTTTATGTTCAGCAAAGGGAAACGCTCCTCCTCCCACCTTAACATCCACCAGCCTCGGTTCGCCCGAGCCCTCATTATCCGCACTGGTTTGGTCACGCTGGCCCTGGGTTCCTTTGTCGCCGCCGGCGCGCTGGCCGTGGTGATGCCCAGCAGCCCCGAGCCCCAGATTTACCAAGCCCGCACTGCCTTGACCCTGCCGTCGGATCTGACGGTATTGCAAGCCCAGGATCAACAAGCCTACGTCACGGAAACCCGCATTCGCCGTGGCGATACCCTGTCCGCCCTGCTGCAGCGCATGCAGGTGAGCGAAGAGGGTTTACTGCAGTTTCTGACTCACGACAAGCAGGCGCGCTCAATCTACAAGCTCTATCCGGGTCGTACCGTGCAGGCAGCGCTGGATGCCAATGGTAATTTGCAATGGCTGCGCTACCGCCACACCCCGTATTCCGAGCAATCCGGTCAGGGCCAGGCCCGTTGGCTGGAAGTTCGGCCCGACGGGCAAGGCGGTTTTGTCGCTGAGGAGCAAAGCGACCAGACCCAGACCCGGGTACGTGTCGCCCAGGCCACCATCAACAGCTCGCTGTTTGGCGCCAGCGACCAAGCCGGCATCCCCGACAACATCACGCTGCAAATGGCCGATGTCATGGGCAGCAAGATTGACTTTCTGAAAGACCTGCGCAAAGGCGACAGCTTCCGCGTGGTCTACGAATCCTACGGCCATGAAGGGCAGGACGTAGGTTCGGGTCGCCTGCTGGCAGTGGAGTTCATCAATCAGGGCAAAGTTCATGAAGCGGCCTGGTTCCAGCCCGAAAACGGCAGCGGCGGCTACTACGATTTCAGCGGCCAAAGCCTTAAAGGCGCTTTCCTGCGCACCGCCCTGAAATTCACCCGCATCAGCTCCACATTTGGCGGTCGTCGCCATCCCGTACATGGCGGCTGGCGTGACCACAACGGTGTGGACTACGCGGCCCCATCGGGTACGCCCATTCATGCCACAGCCGATGGCACCGTTGAGTTCATTGGCCGTCAAAATGGCTATGGCAACACCATCATTCTCAAGCACCACGGCCAGTTCACCACGCTGTACGCTCATCAAAGCCGCTTTGCGGCCGGGCTGCGCAAAGGCGATCGTGTCGAACAGGGTCAACTGATCGGCTATGTGGGGTCGACGGGCTGGGCAACGGGCCCGCACCTGCACTACGAATTCCGTATTGCGCAAAAAGCCGTTGATCCTTTGTCGGTAGATCTGCCTGTCGCGCGTGTTCTGGATGCCCCCCAACGCAAGCAGTTCCAGCAAACCCTGGCCTCCTATCAGGACAGCTTCGCTTTGCTGCATACGGACGCTGAGCCCGTGCAATTGGCCAGCCGTTAAGCCCCATGTCAGCCCCCCTGTATATCGGACTCATGTCCGGGACCAGCATGGACGGTGTGGATGCCGTGCTGGCTTCCTTCGGCACACAGGGGGCACAGATACACCAAACCCGCAGCCTGCCCATGCCGGCCGCTTTGCGAGCCGAGCTGCTGGCTTTGCAACACCCGGGACACAATGAGCTAGCGCGTGCCAGCATTGCCGCTGTGCAACTGACCGAACTCTACGCCCAGGCGTGCCTGCCCTGGACCCAAGGCGCAGAAAAAGAGCTGATCCGCGCGATTGGCGTACACGGCCAAACCATCCGCCATGCACCTGACCAGGGCTACACCCTGCAACTGAACGCCCCTGCCCTGCTGGCCGAGCGCTGCGGCATAGATGTGATTGCAGACTTTCGCAGCCGGGATATTGCCGCGGGCGGCCAAGGGGCACCCTTGGTGCCTATCGTCCATGAGGCGCTTTTCCGTCACGAGCACGGCCGCGTCATTCTGAATCTGGGCGGGATTGCCAATATTTCCCTGCTACTGCCGGGGCGTGAGGTGTTTGGCTTTGATACCGGCCCGGCGAACATGCTCCTGGATGCCTGGGTGAACAAACATCAAGGCCAGCCTTATGACAAGGACGGTCAATGGGCCAATAGCGCGACGTCTGATCCTGCCCTGCTTGCCAGCCTGTTAAGCGAACCCTGGCTTGCGCTGCCCGCCCCTAAATCCACGGGCCGTGATCTGTTCAATTTGGTTTGGCTGCAAAAGCATCTGGATCTGGTTGATCCCAATAGTGGGCTTTCAGCGGCCATCGTGCAATCCACCCTGATGGATCTGACGGTGCATACCATTGCGCAAGCTATCCAGCCTTACGCCGCTCAGGTGCAGGAATTGATTGTATGTGGCGGCGGCGCGGCCAATCCGGCCTTGCTGAAACGCCTGGGCGATCAACTCATCATGCCCATCCGCTCAAGCGCCGAACTGGGCATGGACCCGCAGTCCATTGAAGCCCTGGCCTTTGCCTGGCTGGCTTATGCGCATGTTGAACGTATTCCTGCGGGGCTGCCTGCCGTAACCGGAGCACGTCACGCAACCGTACTCGGCGCTTGCTATCCGGCCTGACAAACGCTGGCACCCCGCCCCTGACACAAGAGGCAATCCGATAACGCTAGTGCCCTGAAGCATCTGATCAGGCACAGCCCCGCAAGATGGAACCCTGACAAACAAATGACAGGCACTCAGCCATCCCAACTTCAAGCATCCCAAGCCTCAAGCCCGTTCTCCCGCCCGCGCTCCCCTCATTCACGGAACTATCCACCTCGCCTGCTCCTGCTACAGAGCCCGGAAATGCGCAGATTCATCAAACACGATATGCTCACGCGCACAACTAAAACACCCCAGACCCTGCATTCAGAGTCTGGGGTGTTTGTGTATAAATCCTGCTAAAGCCGATCAGCGCTGAACGACCAGCGCTGACGCCACCTTCTTACATCGTGAAGGAAGAGCCGCAGCCGCAGGTCGTTGTCGCATTAGGATTACGGATAACGAACTGAGCACCGTCCAGATCGTCTTTGTAATCAATCTCTGCGCCCACCAGGTACTGGAAGCTCATGGCGTCAACCAGCAGTTGTACGCCGTCTTTATCAATAATGGTGTCGTCGTCGTTAACCAGTTCGTCAAAAGTGAAGCCGTACTGGAAGCCGGAACAGCCACCACCTTGCACGAAGACGCGCAGCTTCAGTTCGGGGCTGCCTTCTTCAATCAGGAGCTCACGGACCTTCTCAACCGCTGAATCGGTAAAGATCAGAGGGGAAGGAGGGGCTTGCAGATCAACGGATTCGGTAAGAGTGCTCATGTGGTTCTCCTGCCGGCCCCCGCCGGCATGAATAATTATCATGTGATCGCCTTG
This genomic interval from Alcaligenes ammonioxydans contains the following:
- the nrdR gene encoding transcriptional regulator NrdR, producing the protein MKCPFCHHADTQVIDSRITEEGDAIRRRRKCSACERRFTTYERAELSLPVVAKRNGTRMDFDPARLRASMGVALRKRSIPMAQVDAAVQRIEEKLQLTGEREVSSETIGELVMAELKQLDQVAYVRFASVYKSFKDIREFVEAIDEMNDPDRG
- the arsH gene encoding arsenical resistance protein ArsH, whose amino-acid sequence is MNTDKELNKADLAHLDEQAFRVPDLAELLPKDRATHPPRILLLYGSLRERSYSRFLTWEAARLLEAMGAETRVFDPQGLPLPEGATDDHPKVQELRQLVQWAEGMVWTSPERHGAMTSVLKAQIDWIPLSIGAIRPTQGKTLALMQVSGGSQSFNALNQMRVLGRWMRLITIPNQSSVAKAFLEFDEEGRMKPSSYYERVVDVMEELVKFTLLTRDCAAYLVDRYSERKETAQELSRRVNQRSI
- a CDS encoding arsenic transporter, with product MLAAILIFITTLTLVIWQPKGLGIGWSASLGAAAALLLGVVQWTDLALVWNIVWNATATFVAIIIISLLLDEAGFFEWAALHVARWGAGNGRRLFAFIVILGAAVSALFANDGAALILTPIVMAMLLALGFSAPATLAFVMAAGFIADTASLPLVVSNLVNIVSADYFKLGFTDYAWVMAPVNLVSVLSSLIVLILYFRRDIPVRYHLEQLRQPSQAIKDIATFRAGWLILALLLTGFFALEPLGIPISAIAATGALILLAVAARGTTINTKKVLQGAPWQIVVFSLGMYLVVYGLRNAGLTDYLALLLDKFAEAGVWGAAMGTGMLSAFLSSIMNNMPTVLVTALSIDASSAQGAVKEAMIYANVIGSDLGPKFTPIGSLATLLWLHVLARKGTTLSWAYYFKVGVILTTPVLLITLAALALRLDLVA
- the arsC gene encoding arsenate reductase (glutaredoxin) (This arsenate reductase requires both glutathione and glutaredoxin to convert arsenate to arsenite, after which the efflux transporter formed by ArsA and ArsB can extrude the arsenite from the cell, providing resistance.), producing MTDIIIYHNPACGTSRNTLALIRNSGQEPTIIEYLKTPPERDTLIQLIRDCGLSVREILRQKGTPYEELHLGDPTWTDEQLIDFMLEHPILINRPIVVTPRGTRLCRPSEQVLEILPRPQQGAFRKEDGQAIIDEHGQRIE
- the glyA gene encoding serine hydroxymethyltransferase; the protein is MFDRSATLDKVDPDLWAAIQSEDVRQEQHIELIASENYTSPAVMQAQGTQLTNKYAEGYPGKRYYGGCEFVDVVEQLAIDRLKELFGAEAANVQPNSGSQANQGVYMAVLKPGDTVLGMSLAEGGHLTHGSPVNASGKLYNFVSYGLDANEELDYEELERLAKEHKPKLIVGGASAYSLRIDFERMARIAHENGALLMVDIAHYAGLVAGGVYPNPVPHADFVTSTTHKSLRGPRGGVIMMKAEHEKAINSAIFPGIQGGPLIHVIAGKAVAFKEALAPEFKTYAAQVVKNADVLARTLVERGLRIVSGRTESHVMLVDLRPKGITGKVAEEALGKAHITVNKNAIPNDPEKPFVTSGVRLGTPAMTTRGFKEAEAELTAHLIADVLDNPHDEAVLADVRRRVHELTAKLPVYSSK
- the tyrS gene encoding tyrosine--tRNA ligase gives rise to the protein MSSPSEPLSPEVLADLAIVKRGCDELLVESEFARKLARSHATGQPLRIKLGLDPTAPDIHLGHTVVLNKMRQLQDLGHTVIFLIGDFTSTIGDPSGRNTTRPPLTPEQVIANAKTYYDQAALVLDPARTEVRYNSEWCDKLGSRGMIQLASRYTVARMMERDDFTKRFKANQPISVHEFLYPLLQGYDSVQLKADVELGGTDQKFNLLVGRELQKEYGQEQQCILTMPLLVGLDGVEKMSKSKGNYIGISETPDSMFGKLMSISDTLMWRYFELLSFRSLEDIAGLQKQIDQGRNPREVKVELAQEIVTRFHSAQAAAQALETFDARFRRGEMPEDMPEVTVAGELALLRVLREAGLVASSSEAQRNVEQGGVRINGERVDDKGLQLEPGSYVLQVGKRKFARVTLTG
- a CDS encoding YbhB/YbcL family Raf kinase inhibitor-like protein encodes the protein MKLRSDSFQDQGIIPERLAFCRYDAQSRVALAGNANPHLEWSDVPEQTQSFVVICHDPDVPSKPDDVNQDGREVPADLPRVDFFHWVLINISPQLRSLAEGSYSKGITPRGKAGPLALDDTRQGVNDFTNWFASDRDMNGDYFGYDGPCPPWNDALPHRYVFTVYALDIAELPLEGRFNGQDVLRAMEGHILARATLTGLYTLNPRLIQQS
- the ribD gene encoding bifunctional diaminohydroxyphosphoribosylaminopyrimidine deaminase/5-amino-6-(5-phosphoribosylamino)uracil reductase RibD, with protein sequence MVEQEDVVWMRQALKLAEQSLYISAPNPRVACLIVRDGQLLASGSTQQAGGPHAEVMALRQAAERGVNVAGATFYVTLEPCSHHGRTPPCADALVKAGAGRVVFSMYDPNPLVAGNGVSRLRQAGISVDGPVCVEQALAINAGFFARMTRARPWLWMKMAASLDGRSALPDGRSQWITGPQARDDGHHWRARSCVVLTGIGTVNADNPLMNVRAVSTPRPPIKAVLDTHLRLDPKAALLDGTLCWVFSHRRDPEREAELADRNAQVIPMPLHEGQVDVCAILDWMAEQQINEVHAEAGARLSGALIDAGVVDQLLMYLAPKILGQGRGVADITALSGLEDVEPFEFTDVRLLGADLRILARQRDHWDALLRAVGGAYPPDSE